The Homo sapiens chromosome 10, GRCh38.p14 Primary Assembly sequence CGAGCCAGGGTCTCCTCGTCTTCCTTGCTGATCTGACACTGCCTCCAGTCAGACTTATCAGGAACATTAAGGATGGCTTCACTGGCCAGGACCTCCCTGCAGAAATAGCACAAAGAAGTCAAAATGGAAACTATCAGCCTGAGCTCTCCTCAACATCACCCAAAGGAGGTATGCAAATTTCTCTGACTTTGCTCTCCTGCCCTGAGTGCCATCTCTGCCATACTATTGATCAAAATCATACCCGTTTTAAATGACCAGCTCAGGTACTATATATTTCCTGATCCTTCAAACCCCACTTGCTTCTCCCTCTCTTAAAAAACTTGGAACTATATTATTGGTACTTAGAGAAGCAACACCACATAGAAAAAGGGCAGGCCCTGGTGTGAGAAAGATCAGAGACTGGATCCCATTTCCAGCTTTGCCACTTGCTATCTATGATCTAGACAGATGATTTCATCTCTGAGTCTTGATTTCCTCACCTATGAAATGCAAATAAGAACACCCACCATACAGGGTTTTTGTGAGGTACAGAGATAACACAGTCAAAGTGCCATATTAGCTGTGATTACAACCTGCCTTAAACTGTAGTTTTGTCACCTCAACTAGACATGAGTTTGCAGAGTCAGGAGCCTAGTCATACCCACTCTGATTTAAAATTCCTCTGCCTCTCCTTCTAGGGGACTCAGGCCCACGTAACAGCAGCACAAGCCCAATGTCAACAAAACAACTATCTTGGCTCTTAGGACTAAAGAATAACTACAtacagacacactcacacacaagcTGCCTTCTAATCGccattgctttatatttttatttttacttattttgataTATTAGAAATAATTCTATTACACATTTATATGGTTCATTTTCCACTTTGAAGTTACAGTAAATAGAAGAGTTAGAAACAAATCATGAATTCTCTATAAGTCAAAGAACCTAAGCTCCCTGGGCAAACTTTGAGcctatttcaaatataaaaggaaaatagaacTACCTTTCTTGTACAGCTGAAAAAAATAtgccatttcaaatattttgttaactATAAAATGCTATATAACTATAAATTAGTATCTTGATAATTACTCAATATTGAAAATACATCATAAGCACAAAACCATTCAGAGAATCTTCTTTTTGTGTGCTTTATACGCCTATGTGTATCTGCAATCGTGTGCTTATGTTGTCAATGTTCATAACCGCATCTGTTGCTGAGGCAACAACGAAAACATCACGTCAGATGTCTGAATCTCGTAGCACACTTGTTCccatttatctttttgaaaaatgtagaCAACTACATTTACTGGACTTATCTAAGGGGGCAATCTCTTGGAGGCTTTCTGAATTAGTCCAAGACAGGTTCAAGGCTCACTCAAAGCCCATTTTTAACTAGGGGAGAAAAAACAGCTGCAAATCACAGACACCAGCATCAGATACTCTGTTCTACACATTTTCCACTCCCCTTCAAACTGTATCTTCTTGCCAGCAACTTCCCATCTTCAATCTTTGCTTAAGTTATGTTACTCCCTCTATGGTTTTGCAGTCATGTTTTGCCTGATACGAGGAACAGAACTGAAGCCTCCTCTAGGCCTTTACCATACTGTAGAACACTGAGGTTAAGACCTCAAGTTTTGAGGTCCAACAGGCCTGGGTTTGAACCTACCACTGTGTGACTAGGACAAGCTACCTAAGCTCTCTACAGCCTGCTATCCAGTGGGGTAaccattagccaggtatggctatttaaatttaaattctaattaattaaataaaatcaaaaatttagttcctcagtcacattagccacatttcagCACTCAGTGGCCACAAGTGGCTAGTCACAactgtattggacagtgcagatattTGAGCATTTCCATCGTTGTGAAAAGTCTACCGGGCACTGCTCTAGAGCCTCATTTTCCACACTGGTAAATCGGGATGACAGTACCTACCTTACAgagttatgaagattaaatgagtcatGTATGTGTAAAGTTCTTGGTACAGTTCTTGGCACAGAGTATGTGCTCAATTAAAGTTCCCTAGCACTTCTGGCTAGAATGCCCTCACCTCAATCTTTGCCCTCTAAATATGCCTCTCAGGTTCAACTTTGCCACTTTCATGAAGGCTTTCACCAACTAGAAATGAGCTGTCCCTTTTCTGAATTTCTACAGCACATTGTTCTCCAAAACTCTGTCATGGTACTCTTCACATTCTACATTACATTACTGTCATATATGTAAACATCTGCCCTAAGACCATGGGTCCTCTGGGGCAAGGACTGTTTACAATTTAGCTTTTTATCAATTGTCCCATGTAGCCCACCACTCTGTTCATAGCAGGTCTAGTGAAAATacattgaaaagaagaaaaacatacctTCCAAACTGCAaaggaaaattctttttaattctgtggAAAAGCTTTTCTCCTGTGTCAAGTTCAACATAAAAATATGCTGCTCCTGGCTGTGCAATCTAAAGTAAACAGAGTTGTATGAGGATGTccaataatgctttaaaaatctataatctGAGTTCATCTCTAGGCAAATAATTCAGTCTAAAtgcacaagaaaaaaagatatgtatGTTGCTATAGATCCCAAGCCACTTAGTGGAACTAGGGCTTAAAAAGTCTAACTGGAAGATACTAACAATATCCTCCCAGTGGCGTCTATCCTTCTAAGTTCCTACCTTAGGAAATTCTAATTTCTTGCTCTTCCCAGGAAAGCACTAAACTTTGGAGTAATGCCCTGTTCATCTCCAGTCTAGTCAATACCCAGTGCTCTAGTTCCAAATTGTccactgcctcttttttttttttttttttttagagacagggtcttgcgatgttgcccaggctgaagtacagtggtgcaatcatacctcactgcatcctcaaactcctaggcttaagtgatcctcctgactctcagcctcctgagtagctaagactacaggcacatgccaccatgccaagcttatttttttattttttgtagagacaaggtgtctcactttgttgcccaggctggtatcaaactcctggcttcaagtgctcctcccgcctcagcctcccaaagtgttggattacaggtgtgagctaccatgcccaaccCATTGcctatttaataacatttttggaATGCCTTGATAGCTCAACATGTCAAAAACCTTAGGCTCAACATGTCAAAAACCAGATCTTGCCAGgcgtgggtggctcatgcctgtaataccttcgggaggccaaggcaggcagatcacaaggtcaggagttcgagaccagcctggccaatatggtgaaaccccgtctcgactaaaaatacaaaaagtagccaggtatggtggcgcatgcctgtagtcccagctactggggaggctgaggcaggagaatcacttgaacccggaaggcggaggttgcagtgagccaagatcatgccactgcactccaacctaggcaacagagcaagactctgtctcaaacaaacaaacaaacaacaaacaacaacaaaaaaaacagatatttacTCTTCCCTGAATATCACCATCCCCTGTTTCACCTGCTTGATGTCAGAGTGCTCTGGGATTTCCAACAGCTCTATCTGCTGCTCCTGTGCCTGGGTAATGAAGGCATCTTTAATGTCATCAGTAGTAGAGCAGCTGATTGGGACAGGAATgacctgggggttggggagacaGGAGAAATTCCTTGTGCAGGTCCCAGAGAAGTTGTGCCTGCACAGTCTCTGAGAAGTAGCAAATCCATCACAGGGGTGGAGAAACACCCCTCAGCACAGAATATCCTCAGGCCAGACAAGCCTGTGTCAGCCTGTCTGTAAGGACTTAAACTTATGAGATAGCCTGACACATGTGGGAGCCATTCTCTGATGCAGGAAAGGCTTAAGAGAGATATCTCCGTCACAAGCCTTTGCCATCTCCGATATTATATATGTGGCAGAGTTAGGCCCATTTGAAAACTTAACAAATGTGCCAAAAAGAAAACCACCACAACTACAAATGATTTACAATCTGATTTTCTGAGCTGCTAGCCCCATGCAGGCTTTGAGACTATTTCCTACCACTAAGCTTTCCCTCATGCTGGGCCTCCACACAAAATACTCACTTTCTTCCAAATTCTTATCCAGCAAGCCCCACATCTTCCTTGGAACTTCCTCAACTACCCATTCCTTTTCTAAACAAGGAACTTACTATCTATGCTGTTTACATGTACTGACCACACACTTCCCTGTGAAGTCTCTGGGGTTACCACCAGAtactctttaaaaactttttaaatgaatgttatttaaatattaatataaaaatattaaatattttacatattaaagctaaactttatataattttttttttaaagatggagtctcgctctgttgcccaggctggagtgcagtggcacaatctcggctcactgcaacctctgcctcccaggttcaagctattctcctgtctcagcctcccgagtagctgggattacaggcatgcaccaccacgcccagctaatttttttgtacttttagtagagacagggtttcaccgtgttgcccaggctggtcttgaactcctgagctcaggcaatccaaccgcttcggcctcccaaagtgctaggattacaggcgtgagccacctcgcccagcctattTAAATACTTATTTACCAATATCAAAGTCCCCATAGCGCCCTTCCAAGTTTCTATGAACAGACCACCTACCTGTAGCTGGAGGTGATGGCTCTTATAATTTCTCTCAAATACAACACACCATTTCCCTCGACTCTTAAAGAACCGTCTCAGAGTGGCCTTATACTTCTCCACCTCTTCTACCACCTCTGCTGAAAGCTCCACCACTGACTGGTAGT is a genomic window containing:
- the CWF19L1 gene encoding CWF19-like protein 1 isoform 4 (isoform 4 is encoded by transcript variant 5) gives rise to the protein MKLMDAAELVKQPPDVTENPYRKSGQEASIGKQILAPVEESACQFFFDLNEKQGRKRSSTGRDSKSSPHPKQPRKPPQPPGPCWFCLASPEVEKHLVVNIGTHCYLALAKGGLSDDHVLILPIGHYQSVVELSAEVVEEVEKYKATLRRFFKSRGKWCVVFERNYKSHHLQLQVIPVPISCSTTDDIKDAFITQAQEQQIELLEIPEHSDIKQIAQPGAAYFYVELDTGEKLFHRIKKNFPLQFGREVLASEAILNVPDKSDWRQCQISKEDEETLARRFRKDFEPYDFTLDD